A single window of Actinoallomurus bryophytorum DNA harbors:
- a CDS encoding GH92 family glycosyl hydrolase produces the protein MLRRTRNRLAGMLCLALTSLALPALPAAAAALDPASYVNPFVGTQDGGPDFGHGGGAGMDFPGAVMPFGMMQWSPDTVRTSGGGYKYEDNRLRGFSMTHISGPGCTGAQDFPVIPFSGPIKNSPATHGTDYVQTFQHANEQASPGSYAMTTDTGVKTELTATQRAGVARFTFPADKVGTLLLNVTGSINGVDDAEATVKGNTVYGWAKTGGFCGSDTRYYVYFHATFDQPFTAYGTWKDDSVEPGDADVRGRAPAKVPQQTQKIFGRIHNGPEGRPIPPSTARLSAQDVNVKGPGSGVYLQFDTSRNRPVQMRTGLSYVSVDGARQNLGAEVGNKGYAAVSTAAHKAWEKRLRQIKVEGGAADPLRTFYTALYHAMLQPYVFDDADGTYTGFDFRTHKVKKGHHQYATFSGWDIYRSEAQLIALLAPDVGADIAQSMYNDAHSVGDVWDRWSHQNTITGVMNGDPYHSIISTMYAFGARDFDAGGALAAMVKGANRVGEDKATGYTERSGNADYLKLGYVPGDPATTLEYGLADFGIAQLAQRLGENGTYQEFMKRSHAWETIYNPLNDWIQPRFGDGSFLSPFDPADPGWYVEGNGSQYHWMTYSDVAGLFGAMGGRDKAAGRLDTFFTELNAGSQKPYAYLGNEPSLQTPWLYAWAGQPYKTQDVVARARTKLFKPGPDGLVGNDDLGTMSAWRVFAGLGMYPAIPGRAEMVLNSPEFPKITVRRSSGQKITINAPGASDANYYVRSLKVGGKATTRAWLPESFVASGGRLDFTMGAQPNTAFGSDPGDAPPSFGTGAKPYLSAISPGMTSLEPGESAEATLRVQAIGKGGTVTWTAKPPDGITVTPSSGTLEVADAGRADQKVTVSVAAGTKPDYYSVPFELTASGASVGASGMTINVARRGTIEWYQNNAGISDDGKAGQANFDGGGWSYSAQALAAEGLKAGQPVAWNGFTFTWPNRRPGQLDNVQASGQVVDLPSAPAGVPGGGRQR, from the coding sequence GTGCTCAGACGTACGCGTAACCGCCTCGCAGGGATGCTCTGCCTGGCTCTCACCTCTCTGGCCCTGCCGGCACTCCCGGCGGCGGCGGCCGCGTTAGACCCGGCCTCCTACGTCAACCCGTTCGTGGGCACGCAGGACGGCGGACCCGACTTCGGCCACGGCGGCGGCGCCGGGATGGACTTCCCCGGCGCGGTGATGCCGTTCGGGATGATGCAGTGGAGCCCCGACACCGTCCGTACCTCCGGCGGCGGCTACAAGTACGAGGACAACCGCCTTCGCGGCTTCAGCATGACCCACATCTCCGGACCCGGCTGCACCGGAGCCCAGGACTTCCCGGTCATCCCCTTCTCCGGGCCGATCAAGAACTCGCCCGCGACGCACGGCACGGACTACGTCCAGACCTTCCAGCACGCCAACGAGCAGGCGTCACCCGGCTCGTACGCCATGACCACCGACACGGGCGTCAAGACGGAGCTGACCGCCACCCAGCGCGCCGGCGTGGCCAGGTTCACCTTCCCCGCCGACAAGGTGGGCACGCTGCTGCTCAACGTGACCGGCTCGATCAACGGTGTGGACGATGCCGAGGCCACCGTGAAGGGCAACACCGTCTACGGGTGGGCCAAGACCGGCGGCTTCTGCGGCTCCGACACGCGCTACTACGTGTACTTCCACGCTACGTTCGACCAGCCCTTCACGGCGTACGGCACCTGGAAGGACGACTCGGTCGAGCCCGGCGACGCGGACGTACGCGGCAGGGCGCCGGCCAAGGTCCCGCAGCAGACCCAGAAGATCTTCGGACGGATCCACAACGGGCCCGAGGGCAGGCCCATACCGCCGTCCACGGCGCGGCTCTCCGCGCAGGACGTCAACGTCAAGGGCCCCGGCTCCGGCGTCTACCTGCAGTTCGACACGAGCAGGAACAGGCCGGTGCAGATGCGCACCGGCCTGTCCTACGTGAGCGTCGACGGCGCCCGGCAGAACCTCGGCGCCGAGGTCGGGAACAAGGGGTACGCCGCGGTCAGCACCGCCGCGCACAAGGCCTGGGAGAAGCGGCTGCGCCAGATCAAGGTCGAGGGCGGCGCGGCCGACCCGCTGAGGACCTTCTACACGGCGCTCTACCACGCGATGCTCCAGCCCTACGTCTTCGACGACGCCGACGGCACCTACACCGGGTTCGACTTCCGCACCCACAAGGTCAAGAAGGGCCACCACCAGTACGCGACGTTCTCCGGCTGGGACATCTACCGCAGTGAGGCGCAGCTCATCGCCCTGCTCGCCCCGGACGTCGGGGCCGACATCGCCCAGTCGATGTACAACGACGCGCACTCGGTCGGGGACGTCTGGGACCGCTGGTCGCACCAGAACACCATCACCGGCGTCATGAACGGCGACCCGTACCACTCGATCATCTCGACCATGTACGCCTTCGGCGCGCGCGACTTCGACGCCGGCGGCGCGCTGGCCGCCATGGTCAAGGGCGCGAACCGGGTCGGCGAGGACAAGGCCACCGGCTACACCGAGCGGTCCGGGAACGCCGACTACCTCAAGCTGGGGTACGTGCCGGGCGACCCGGCGACGACCCTGGAGTACGGCCTGGCCGACTTCGGCATCGCCCAGCTCGCCCAGCGGCTCGGCGAGAACGGCACGTACCAGGAGTTCATGAAGCGCTCGCACGCCTGGGAGACGATCTACAACCCGCTGAACGACTGGATCCAGCCGCGCTTCGGCGACGGTTCGTTCCTGTCCCCGTTCGACCCGGCCGACCCCGGCTGGTACGTCGAGGGCAACGGCTCGCAGTACCACTGGATGACCTACTCCGACGTCGCGGGACTGTTCGGCGCCATGGGCGGCCGCGACAAGGCGGCCGGGCGGCTGGACACGTTCTTCACCGAGCTCAACGCCGGGTCGCAGAAGCCCTACGCCTATCTGGGCAACGAACCTTCGCTGCAGACGCCGTGGCTGTACGCCTGGGCCGGCCAGCCGTACAAGACCCAGGACGTGGTCGCGCGGGCCCGTACGAAGCTGTTCAAGCCCGGGCCGGACGGCCTGGTCGGCAACGACGACCTCGGCACGATGTCGGCCTGGCGGGTGTTCGCCGGGCTCGGCATGTACCCCGCCATCCCGGGCCGCGCCGAGATGGTGCTGAACAGCCCGGAGTTCCCCAAGATCACGGTGAGACGGTCGAGCGGCCAGAAGATCACGATCAACGCGCCCGGGGCCTCCGACGCGAACTACTACGTGCGGTCGCTCAAGGTCGGAGGGAAGGCGACCACGCGCGCCTGGCTGCCGGAGTCCTTCGTCGCCTCCGGCGGGAGGCTGGACTTCACGATGGGCGCCCAGCCGAACACCGCGTTCGGCAGCGACCCGGGCGACGCGCCGCCCTCGTTCGGCACGGGGGCGAAGCCCTACCTGTCGGCGATCTCGCCCGGGATGACCTCGCTCGAACCCGGTGAGTCGGCCGAGGCGACCCTGCGCGTACAGGCGATCGGCAAGGGCGGCACGGTCACCTGGACGGCCAAGCCGCCCGACGGCATCACCGTGACGCCGTCATCGGGCACGCTGGAGGTCGCCGACGCCGGCCGCGCCGACCAGAAGGTGACCGTCTCGGTGGCCGCCGGCACCAAGCCGGACTACTACTCGGTGCCGTTCGAGCTCACCGCGTCGGGCGCCTCGGTCGGGGCGAGCGGGATGACGATCAACGTCGCCCGGCGCGGCACGATCGAGTGGTACCAGAACAACGCCGGCATCTCCGACGACGGCAAGGCCGGGCAGGCCAACTTCGACGGCGGCGGCTGGAGCTACTCGGCCCAGGCGCTCGCCGCGGAGGGCCTCAAGGCCGGGCAGCCGGTCGCGTGGAACGGTTTCACCTTCACCTGGCCGAACCGCAGACCCGGTCAGCTCGACAACGTGCAGGCGAGCGGCCAGGTGGTCGACCTGCCGAGCGCTCCCGCGGGCGTTCCTGGGGGCGGGCGGCAACGGTGA
- a CDS encoding dihydrolipoamide acetyltransferase family protein, which yields MSEILMPRLSDTMEEGVVSSWHKKPGDKVSAGDALVDIETDKALMEYEAYEDGVLGEILVAEGGSATIGTPIAVLVTDGSAPAAAPAEAPAQAPAANGTPVRTEPAAPAAEVPAARNGRSRPPSSPLARRIARENGVDLTTLTGSGPGGRIIRADVEAATLQTAVLSTQAVVPPAPPSAPPAATAPAEAARPQDADTEQVPLSRIRKVTARRLAESMRTAPHFYLTRVVDVEELLAFRATLNTALAPAKVSVNDLIVKACATALRANPVLNVSFTEEALLVHKRVHIGVAVALEEGLVVPVIRDADRKSVSQLGAETRELAGRAREQRLTPQEMSGGTFTVSNLGMFGVDAFTAVINPPEAAILAVGATRKDVVFRDGEVIPRDRMTLTLSIDHRACDGATGAAFLGQLTDLLENPFRIVA from the coding sequence ATGTCCGAAATCCTCATGCCGCGCCTGTCCGACACCATGGAGGAAGGCGTCGTCAGCTCGTGGCACAAGAAGCCCGGCGACAAGGTCTCCGCGGGTGACGCGCTCGTCGACATCGAGACCGACAAGGCCCTGATGGAGTACGAGGCGTACGAGGACGGCGTCCTCGGCGAGATCCTCGTCGCCGAGGGAGGCTCGGCCACGATCGGCACCCCGATCGCGGTCCTGGTGACCGACGGATCCGCGCCGGCGGCCGCACCCGCCGAGGCGCCCGCCCAGGCTCCGGCCGCGAACGGCACCCCCGTCCGTACCGAGCCCGCGGCCCCGGCCGCCGAGGTGCCGGCGGCGCGGAACGGCCGTTCACGGCCGCCGTCGTCGCCGCTCGCACGGCGTATCGCACGGGAGAACGGTGTCGACCTCACCACGCTGACGGGGTCCGGCCCCGGCGGCCGCATCATCCGGGCGGACGTGGAGGCGGCGACCCTGCAGACCGCCGTCCTGTCCACCCAGGCCGTGGTGCCCCCCGCCCCGCCGTCCGCTCCGCCCGCCGCGACGGCGCCCGCCGAGGCCGCACGCCCGCAGGACGCGGACACCGAGCAGGTGCCGCTGAGCCGGATCCGCAAGGTGACCGCGCGCCGCCTCGCCGAGAGCATGCGCACGGCGCCGCACTTCTACCTGACGCGCGTCGTCGACGTGGAGGAGCTGCTCGCCTTCCGCGCCACTCTCAACACCGCACTGGCACCCGCCAAGGTCAGCGTCAACGACCTGATCGTGAAGGCCTGCGCCACGGCACTGCGTGCCAACCCCGTCCTGAACGTCTCCTTCACCGAGGAAGCTCTCCTCGTGCACAAGCGGGTGCACATCGGCGTGGCGGTCGCGCTGGAAGAGGGACTGGTCGTCCCCGTGATCAGGGACGCGGACCGCAAGAGCGTCTCCCAGCTCGGCGCCGAGACGCGTGAGCTCGCGGGACGGGCACGCGAGCAGCGGCTCACCCCGCAGGAGATGTCCGGCGGCACGTTCACCGTGAGCAACCTGGGCATGTTCGGCGTGGACGCCTTCACGGCCGTCATCAACCCGCCCGAGGCGGCCATCCTGGCCGTCGGCGCGACCCGCAAGGACGTGGTCTTCCGCGATGGCGAGGTCATCCCTCGCGACCGGATGACCCTGACGCTGTCGATCGACCACCGCGCCTGTGACGGCGCGACCGGCGCGGCGTTCCTCGGCCAGCTCACCGACCTGCTGGAGAACCCTTTCCGCATCGTCGCCTGA
- a CDS encoding alpha-ketoacid dehydrogenase subunit beta yields the protein MATVTYRQALRDTLRAEMLRDEDVFVMGEEIGVFEGSYKITEGLLKEFGPRRVRDTPIAEEGFVGAAIGAAMLGLRPVVEIMTINFSLLALDQIVNHAAKIYGMFGGQCSVPMVIRTPGGGGQQLGATHSQNVELFYSFIPGLKVLAPSTPAEASAMLKAAIRDDDPVLFLENLALYNTRGELPDEVAPAEIGRAAVTRTGTDITIVAYSRMAHVAAEVAERLAGEGVSAEVVDLRSLRPLDRETVVESVRRTGCAVIAEDDWLTYGIGAEIAATIQEGAFDWLDAPVRRVAMAEVPLPYSKPLELAALPSADSLVTAVRDTLRATGRR from the coding sequence ATGGCCACAGTCACCTACCGCCAGGCCCTACGGGACACGCTCCGCGCCGAGATGCTGCGCGATGAGGACGTCTTCGTCATGGGCGAGGAGATCGGCGTCTTCGAGGGGTCCTACAAGATCACCGAAGGACTGCTGAAGGAGTTCGGCCCGCGCCGGGTCCGCGACACCCCGATCGCCGAGGAGGGCTTCGTCGGCGCCGCCATCGGCGCGGCGATGCTCGGGCTACGGCCCGTCGTCGAGATCATGACGATCAACTTCTCGCTGCTCGCGCTCGACCAGATCGTCAACCACGCGGCGAAGATCTACGGGATGTTCGGCGGGCAGTGCAGCGTGCCGATGGTGATCCGTACGCCCGGCGGCGGCGGGCAGCAGCTCGGCGCCACCCACTCCCAGAACGTCGAGCTGTTCTACTCCTTCATCCCCGGGCTCAAGGTCCTCGCCCCCAGCACGCCCGCCGAGGCGTCGGCGATGCTGAAGGCCGCCATCCGCGACGACGACCCGGTGCTGTTCCTGGAGAACCTCGCCCTCTACAACACCCGCGGCGAGCTGCCGGACGAGGTGGCGCCCGCCGAGATCGGCCGCGCCGCCGTCACCCGTACGGGCACCGACATCACGATCGTCGCCTACTCGCGGATGGCGCACGTCGCCGCCGAGGTCGCCGAGCGGCTGGCCGGCGAGGGCGTCTCCGCGGAGGTCGTCGACCTGCGCAGCCTGCGGCCGCTCGACCGGGAGACCGTGGTCGAGTCGGTCCGCCGTACGGGCTGCGCCGTGATCGCCGAGGACGACTGGCTCACGTACGGGATCGGCGCCGAGATCGCGGCCACGATCCAGGAGGGCGCCTTCGACTGGCTCGACGCCCCGGTACGCCGGGTGGCGATGGCCGAGGTCCCGCTCCCCTACTCCAAGCCCCTGGAACTCGCCGCGCTGCCGTCGGCCGATTCCCTCGTCACCGCCGTGCGCGACACGCTTCGCGCCACCGGCCGCCGTTAG
- the pdhA gene encoding pyruvate dehydrogenase (acetyl-transferring) E1 component subunit alpha: MGDTDTRSPARPRRPRKSKPQPETLVAYYRQMLLIRRFEERAARAYTEAKIGGYCHLNLGEEATVTGLMAALEPRDYLFTNYREHGYALGRGIDARRVMAELYGRSTGVSKGWGGSMHLFDTESRLLGGYGIVGGQLPLATGAALAIDYRGGDEVVMCQMGDGTTNIGAFHESLNMAALWELPIVYVVVNNGLGMGTTVAHASAEPELYKRAAAYRMEGAHVDGSDVIAVRDAAHAAVERARAESKPFLLETTSPRLRGHSVVDPARYRTAEEKDALKAADPLARLALELEESGFLDAEARDKLEAEVRAEVDDAAAFADESPHPDVSTLFDYTYATPVPGASRRLPADPVF, from the coding sequence ATGGGTGACACCGACACGAGGAGCCCGGCGCGCCCCCGCCGGCCGCGGAAGTCCAAGCCGCAGCCCGAGACACTCGTCGCGTACTACCGGCAGATGTTGCTGATCCGCCGGTTCGAGGAACGCGCCGCCCGGGCGTACACGGAGGCCAAGATCGGCGGGTACTGCCACCTCAACCTGGGCGAAGAGGCCACCGTCACCGGTCTGATGGCCGCGCTCGAGCCCCGCGACTACCTCTTCACCAACTACCGCGAGCACGGCTACGCCCTCGGCCGTGGCATCGACGCCCGCCGCGTCATGGCCGAGCTGTACGGCCGGAGCACCGGCGTCTCCAAGGGCTGGGGCGGGTCGATGCACCTGTTCGACACCGAGTCGCGGCTCCTGGGCGGGTACGGCATCGTGGGCGGCCAGCTGCCGCTCGCCACCGGCGCCGCGCTGGCCATCGACTACCGCGGCGGCGACGAGGTCGTCATGTGCCAGATGGGCGATGGCACCACCAACATCGGCGCCTTCCACGAGTCGCTGAACATGGCCGCGCTGTGGGAGCTCCCGATCGTCTACGTCGTCGTCAACAACGGCCTGGGCATGGGCACCACGGTCGCGCACGCCTCGGCCGAGCCGGAGCTGTACAAGCGCGCCGCCGCGTACCGGATGGAGGGCGCGCACGTCGACGGCAGTGACGTCATCGCCGTACGCGACGCCGCGCACGCCGCCGTGGAGCGGGCACGCGCCGAAAGCAAGCCGTTCCTCCTGGAGACGACGAGCCCGCGCCTGCGCGGTCACTCGGTCGTGGACCCGGCGCGGTACCGCACCGCGGAGGAGAAGGACGCGCTCAAGGCCGCCGACCCGCTCGCACGCCTCGCCCTGGAGCTGGAGGAGAGCGGCTTCCTGGACGCCGAGGCCCGCGACAAGCTGGAGGCCGAGGTGAGGGCCGAGGTCGACGACGCCGCGGCGTTCGCCGACGAGAGTCCGCATCCGGACGTCTCCACGCTGTTCGACTACACCTACGCGACGCCGGTGCCGGGCGCGTCCCGCCGCCTGCCCGCCGACCCGGTCTTCTGA
- a CDS encoding GntR family transcriptional regulator, translated as MNALNAPALVRTGLGDQIRQVLIDGITSGRLQPGERIVERRIASELGVSQAPVREALRQLEALRLVETTPNRGARVRDFTEADFREFFPVRAGLEETAADLAAPRLAGRVESLEVHIERLTAASGADVMRHSIAFHREIVEAAGNRLLRSVWESLGIEIWTTLSVRRHDTELCGKTAEHIEIAGAFRRRDPSVGRLLHDHVMSYAP; from the coding sequence GTGAACGCTCTCAACGCCCCGGCCCTGGTGCGTACCGGCCTGGGAGACCAGATCCGGCAGGTCCTCATCGATGGCATCACATCCGGACGCCTACAGCCTGGTGAGCGTATCGTCGAACGCCGCATCGCCTCTGAGCTGGGGGTGAGTCAGGCGCCGGTACGCGAGGCGCTCCGGCAGCTCGAGGCCCTGCGACTGGTCGAGACGACCCCCAACCGCGGCGCCCGCGTACGTGATTTCACCGAGGCGGACTTCCGGGAGTTCTTCCCGGTCCGCGCGGGCCTGGAGGAGACCGCCGCCGACCTCGCCGCGCCGCGCCTGGCCGGCCGGGTCGAGTCGCTGGAGGTTCACATCGAACGCCTCACGGCGGCCTCCGGCGCCGACGTGATGCGGCACAGCATCGCCTTCCACCGCGAGATCGTCGAGGCGGCGGGCAACCGCCTGCTGCGGTCGGTCTGGGAGTCGCTCGGCATCGAGATCTGGACCACCCTGTCCGTCCGCCGCCACGACACCGAGCTGTGCGGCAAGACCGCCGAACACATCGAGATCGCCGGCGCCTTCCGCCGTCGGGACCCGTCCGTCGGCCGCCTCCTGCACGACCACGTCATGAGCTACGCGCCGTAA
- the polX gene encoding DNA polymerase/3'-5' exonuclease PolX yields MGRPNDEVAELFQEFADLLSITGEAAYKVRAYEKAARAIGGYSEDVSKLDLKGLRKIPNVGEAIAKKILDYQETGTIRQLEAVRAKIPAGVRALTAIPTLGPKKALVLYEELGISSVDELAEAIPAGRLEGLKGFGAKTEDNILHGIELMRRAGDRVLVDVAMGVAEEIIEALSPLAGRCEYAGSLRRCRETIGDVDILATADEPGPLMAAFVELPLVAEVIARGEKKTSIRTVKGLQVDLRVVPAESWGAALQYFTGSKAHNIRTREIAVRAGLKLSEYGLFEVESGDLVVSATEEEVYERLGLPWVAPALREDGGEVDAAIKGELPRLVQLGDLRGDLHSHTDLTDGTASLEDMVAAAAAHGWEYFAITDHAPNLFMQRMTDEKMLAQREAVHALGERYPDLTLLHGTELNIDPDGEVDWPREFLSGFDVCVASVHSQFTQDREVMTRRIVRAVETPGVHVLGHPTARLIGRRAPVDADWDEVFAACARHRTVVEIDAFPDRLDLPADLIRRALRHGVKFSIDSDAHATGHFANLRYGVGTAQRGWLTPDDVVNTWPLKRLLAYLRGE; encoded by the coding sequence ATGGGGCGCCCCAACGACGAAGTCGCCGAGCTCTTCCAGGAGTTCGCCGACCTGCTCTCGATCACCGGCGAGGCCGCGTACAAGGTGCGCGCCTACGAGAAGGCCGCGCGTGCCATCGGCGGCTACTCCGAAGACGTCTCCAAGCTCGACCTCAAGGGGCTGCGCAAGATCCCCAACGTCGGCGAGGCGATCGCCAAGAAGATCCTGGACTACCAGGAGACCGGCACGATCCGGCAGCTCGAGGCCGTACGCGCCAAGATCCCAGCCGGCGTGCGGGCGCTCACCGCGATTCCCACGCTCGGGCCGAAGAAGGCTCTCGTCCTGTACGAGGAGCTCGGCATCTCCTCCGTCGACGAGCTCGCCGAGGCCATCCCGGCGGGGCGGCTGGAAGGGCTCAAGGGGTTCGGCGCCAAGACCGAGGACAACATCCTCCACGGCATCGAGCTGATGCGAAGGGCCGGCGACCGGGTGCTGGTCGACGTCGCGATGGGCGTGGCCGAAGAGATCATCGAAGCGCTGTCGCCGCTCGCCGGGCGGTGTGAGTACGCGGGCTCGCTGCGGCGCTGCCGCGAGACCATCGGCGACGTCGACATCCTCGCGACCGCCGACGAGCCCGGCCCGCTCATGGCGGCGTTCGTCGAGCTGCCCCTGGTCGCCGAGGTGATCGCGCGGGGCGAGAAGAAGACCTCGATCCGCACCGTCAAGGGGCTTCAGGTGGACCTGCGGGTCGTCCCGGCCGAGTCCTGGGGCGCGGCCCTGCAATACTTCACCGGCTCCAAGGCCCACAACATCCGCACCCGCGAGATCGCCGTACGGGCCGGGCTCAAGCTCTCGGAGTACGGCCTGTTCGAGGTGGAGAGCGGAGACCTCGTCGTGTCGGCCACCGAGGAGGAGGTCTACGAGCGCCTCGGCCTGCCCTGGGTGGCGCCGGCGCTGCGCGAGGACGGCGGCGAGGTGGACGCCGCCATCAAGGGAGAGCTGCCGCGGCTCGTGCAGCTCGGCGACCTGCGCGGGGACCTGCACAGCCACACCGACCTGACCGACGGCACCGCCTCGCTGGAGGACATGGTCGCCGCGGCGGCGGCACACGGCTGGGAATACTTCGCCATCACCGACCACGCGCCGAACCTCTTCATGCAGCGGATGACGGACGAGAAGATGCTGGCCCAGCGCGAGGCCGTGCACGCGCTGGGCGAGCGCTACCCGGACCTGACCCTGCTGCACGGCACCGAGCTGAACATCGACCCCGACGGTGAGGTCGACTGGCCGCGGGAGTTCCTCTCCGGCTTCGACGTCTGCGTGGCGTCGGTGCACTCGCAGTTCACCCAGGACCGCGAGGTCATGACCCGCCGGATCGTCCGGGCCGTGGAGACCCCCGGGGTGCACGTCCTCGGCCACCCGACCGCCCGCCTCATCGGCCGCCGGGCGCCCGTGGACGCGGACTGGGACGAGGTGTTCGCGGCCTGCGCCCGGCACCGCACGGTCGTGGAGATCGACGCGTTCCCCGACCGGCTGGACCTGCCCGCCGACCTCATCCGCCGCGCCCTGCGGCACGGGGTGAAGTTCTCCATCGACAGCGACGCGCATGCCACCGGGCACTTCGCCAACCTGCGCTACGGCGTGGGCACGGCACAGCGGGGCTGGCTGACCCCCGACGACGTGGTCAACACCTGGCCGCTGAAGCGGCTGCTCGCCTACCTGAGAGGCGAGTAG